In one window of Lynx canadensis isolate LIC74 chromosome A3, mLynCan4.pri.v2, whole genome shotgun sequence DNA:
- the ECRG4 gene encoding augurin — MAASSARLTVLAMTALALLLLLCLGPGGVSGNKLKLMLQKQEAPASPKTKVAVDENKAKEFLNSLKRQKRQLWDRTRPEVQQWYQQFLYMGFDETKFEDDVTYWLNRGRNGDDYYDSYQRHYDEDSAMSPYDSRHGPIGNYHDY, encoded by the exons ATGGCCGCCTCCTCCGCGCGGCTCACTGTCCTGGCCATGACCGCGCTGGCGCTACTCCTGCTGCTGTGCCTGGGCCCAG GTGGCGTAAGTGGGAATAAACTCAAGCTGATGCTTCAAAAGCAGGAAG CACCTGCTTCACCTAAGACGAAAGTGGCGGTGGATGAGAACAAGGCCAAAGAATTCTTAAACAGCCTGAAGCGCCAGAAACGGCAGCTGTGGGACCGGACTCGGCCAGAGGTTCAGCAGTGGTACCAGCAGTTCCTCTATATGGGTTTCGATGAAACG AAATTTGAAGATGACGTCACCTACTGGCTAAACAGAGGTCGGAATGGGGACGACTACTATGATTCCTACCAGCGTCACTATGACGAGGACTCTGCGATGAGCCCCTACGACTCCAGGCACGGACCCATCGGCAACTACCATGACTACTAA